In Microbacterium sp. AB, a single genomic region encodes these proteins:
- a CDS encoding peptidoglycan D,D-transpeptidase FtsI family protein encodes MHAKTRRSARRRTAVAGAAVVVIVAGFAVRLVDIQVVNAQEHLDNRAAYSGLTSTQTLYGTRGSVTDTNGTVLASSTVRYSAQFDPKLVTDIEHTDDDGEKRTVTWEESSEDIGAIVGRSGDEVRAIVADALADDPESRYAVLSRDLSTQQYRDLLALGLPYLSFEPLQSRAYPYGAVAGNLLGFVDTDGEPLAGLEAADDSCLQAEDGSLSYQQGSDGLIIPGTETTEPAVDGGTLQLTLDADLQWYMQQMIAEEVANQKAQAGAVMVVEVATGAVRAAAEYPTVDPNDPSASDEDDRGSRIFSTTFEPGSTFKAITAATLLDQGAVTPESSVTASSNETFPNGASVGDSFAHPAYDYTLTGALIDSSNVALSKFGELVPDETRAEYLERFGVGTATDIGFPGEESGYLIPVDQWDNQTHYATTFGQAFTTTMPQVVNAYQTLANGGVREPLHLVESCTAADGTVIEPELSDPVRVVGEEAADTTIQLLENVATQGTLADQVAVDGYRIATKTGTAQKPAAGGGYKAGVYYTSILGVVPADDPQYVVMVTLDEPTRVTSSAATAPALQKAMTQVLKNYRVMPSETTEEPLPKFAE; translated from the coding sequence ATGCACGCGAAGACCCGTCGAAGCGCCAGACGCCGCACGGCCGTGGCGGGCGCCGCCGTCGTGGTGATCGTGGCCGGCTTCGCGGTGAGGCTCGTCGACATCCAGGTGGTCAACGCGCAGGAGCACCTCGACAACCGAGCCGCCTACAGCGGTCTCACGTCGACGCAGACGCTCTACGGCACGCGCGGATCCGTCACGGACACGAACGGCACCGTGCTCGCGAGCAGCACCGTGCGCTACAGCGCGCAGTTCGACCCGAAGCTCGTGACGGACATCGAGCACACGGACGACGACGGCGAGAAGCGCACCGTGACCTGGGAGGAGTCGTCCGAGGACATCGGGGCGATCGTCGGCCGGAGCGGAGACGAGGTGCGCGCGATCGTCGCGGACGCCCTCGCCGACGATCCCGAGAGCCGCTACGCCGTGCTGTCGCGCGACCTCTCGACCCAGCAGTACCGCGACCTGCTCGCCCTGGGCCTTCCGTACCTCTCGTTCGAGCCGCTGCAGTCGCGCGCCTATCCGTACGGCGCGGTCGCCGGGAACCTCCTCGGGTTCGTCGACACGGACGGCGAGCCGCTCGCGGGCCTCGAGGCGGCCGACGACTCGTGCCTGCAGGCGGAGGACGGCTCGCTCAGCTACCAGCAGGGGTCCGACGGGCTCATCATCCCCGGCACGGAGACGACCGAGCCGGCCGTCGACGGCGGCACGCTGCAGCTGACGCTCGACGCCGACCTCCAGTGGTACATGCAGCAGATGATCGCCGAGGAGGTGGCGAACCAGAAGGCCCAGGCCGGAGCGGTCATGGTCGTGGAGGTCGCCACAGGGGCCGTCCGCGCCGCCGCGGAGTACCCCACCGTCGACCCCAACGACCCCTCCGCGAGCGACGAGGACGATCGCGGCTCCCGGATCTTCTCGACGACGTTCGAGCCCGGCTCGACGTTCAAGGCGATCACGGCGGCGACGCTGCTCGACCAGGGCGCCGTCACTCCGGAGAGCTCCGTGACCGCATCGAGCAACGAGACGTTCCCCAACGGCGCGAGCGTGGGCGACTCGTTCGCCCACCCGGCGTACGACTACACGCTCACCGGTGCGCTCATCGACTCGTCCAACGTCGCGCTGTCGAAGTTCGGGGAGCTCGTGCCCGACGAGACGCGCGCGGAGTACCTCGAGAGGTTCGGCGTCGGCACGGCGACCGACATCGGCTTCCCCGGCGAGGAGTCCGGCTACCTCATCCCCGTCGACCAGTGGGACAACCAGACGCACTATGCCACGACGTTCGGCCAGGCCTTCACGACGACGATGCCTCAGGTCGTCAACGCCTATCAGACGCTCGCGAACGGAGGCGTCCGCGAGCCGCTGCACCTCGTGGAGTCGTGCACCGCGGCGGACGGCACGGTGATCGAGCCCGAGCTGAGCGATCCCGTCCGCGTCGTGGGAGAGGAGGCCGCCGACACGACCATCCAGCTGCTCGAGAACGTCGCCACGCAGGGCACGCTCGCCGACCAGGTCGCCGTCGACGGCTACCGGATCGCCACGAAGACCGGAACGGCGCAGAAGCCCGCGGCGGGCGGCGGGTACAAGGCCGGGGTCTACTACACGAGCATCCTCGGAGTGGTGCCCGCGGACGACCCGCAGTACGTCGTCATGGTCACGCTCGACGAGCCCACGCGGGTAACATCGTCTGCGGCCACGGCTCCCGCCCTGCAGAAGGCGATGACGCAGGTGCTGAAGAACTACCGCGTGATGCCGTCGGAGACGACAGAAGAGCCGCTTCCCAAGTTCGCCGAGTGA
- the rsmH gene encoding 16S rRNA (cytosine(1402)-N(4))-methyltransferase RsmH, with amino-acid sequence MSIRDIHTPVLLERCLDLLGPALQHDGAVYVDGTLGMGGHAEAFLERFGGIRLVGLDRDPAALRIAGERLERFADRTALVHTVYDGVRDALEEAGEDHADAVLYDLGVSSLQLDETDRGFAYAKDAPLDMRMDPTGGVTAADVVATYSEGQLRRIFERYGEEKLAARYARFIVGARDRAPIERSAQLVEILTAATPAAVQRAGHPAKRVFQALRIEVNGELAALERAIPAALGALAVGGRIAVLSYQSLEDRFVKRLFAEATASKAPAGLPVELPEHAPEFRLLVRGAEQAGEAESASNPRARPVRLRAIERVREAS; translated from the coding sequence ATGAGCATCCGCGACATCCACACTCCGGTCCTCCTCGAGCGCTGCCTCGACCTGCTCGGTCCGGCGTTGCAGCACGACGGGGCCGTGTACGTCGACGGCACCCTCGGCATGGGCGGACACGCGGAGGCCTTCCTCGAGCGGTTCGGCGGCATCCGGCTCGTCGGCCTCGATCGCGACCCCGCCGCCCTGCGGATCGCGGGGGAGCGGCTCGAGCGCTTCGCCGACCGCACTGCTCTCGTGCACACCGTGTACGACGGCGTCCGCGACGCCCTCGAGGAGGCCGGCGAGGACCATGCGGACGCCGTCCTCTACGACCTGGGCGTGTCGTCGCTCCAGCTCGACGAGACCGATCGCGGCTTTGCCTACGCCAAGGACGCTCCGCTCGACATGCGCATGGACCCCACCGGCGGCGTCACGGCGGCCGACGTCGTCGCGACCTACAGCGAGGGCCAGCTGCGGCGGATCTTCGAGCGCTACGGCGAGGAGAAGCTCGCGGCCCGCTACGCGCGCTTCATCGTCGGCGCACGCGACAGGGCGCCGATCGAGCGCTCGGCGCAGCTGGTCGAGATCCTCACGGCGGCGACGCCCGCGGCCGTGCAGCGCGCCGGCCACCCGGCCAAGCGCGTGTTCCAGGCGCTCCGCATCGAGGTGAACGGCGAGCTCGCGGCGCTCGAGCGCGCCATCCCCGCCGCCCTCGGCGCCCTCGCCGTGGGCGGACGCATCGCGGTGCTGTCGTACCAGTCGCTCGAGGACCGCTTCGTGAAGCGGCTGTTCGCGGAGGCGACGGCGTCGAAGGCGCCGGCCGGTCTCCCCGTGGAGCTGCCGGAGCACGCACCCGAGTTCCGCCTGCTCGTGCGCGGCGCCGAGCAGGCGGGCGAGGCGGAGTCCGCATCCAATCCGCGCGCCAGACCGGTGCGTCTGCGCGCGATCGAGCGAGTGAGGGAGGCATCATGA
- the mraZ gene encoding division/cell wall cluster transcriptional repressor MraZ gives MLLGTHTPKLDDKGRVILPAKFREELAGGIVVTRGQERCLYVFSTAEFERVHERIREAPLTNKQARDFLRMFLSGASAETPDGQNRITVPSHLRSYAGLEKELVVTGVGAHAEIWDAVAWNAYLESNEETYSDLEQEVIPGLF, from the coding sequence ATGCTGCTGGGCACGCATACCCCCAAGCTCGACGACAAAGGCCGCGTCATCCTCCCCGCGAAGTTCCGCGAGGAACTGGCCGGAGGCATCGTCGTGACACGCGGACAGGAGCGCTGCCTGTACGTGTTCAGCACGGCGGAGTTCGAGCGCGTGCACGAGCGGATCCGCGAGGCCCCCCTCACGAACAAGCAGGCCCGCGACTTCCTGCGCATGTTCCTCTCCGGTGCGAGCGCCGAGACCCCCGACGGCCAGAACCGCATCACCGTCCCGTCGCACCTGCGCAGCTACGCCGGGCTCGAGAAGGAGCTCGTCGTGACGGGTGTCGGGGCGCACGCGGAGATCTGGGACGCGGTCGCGTGGAACGCCTATCTGGAGAGCAACGAGGAGACCTACTCCGACCTGGAACAGGAGGTGATCCCGGGACTGTTCTGA
- a CDS encoding DUF3040 domain-containing protein — MPLSEQEQRLLDEMERHLMQNDADVVSASAGGRALSYRNLIYGAILVLAGLAAIVAGIAVWNGALVLGIVLGVAGFAAMLGGVILGTTPGRGTDARPAPGAAREPSRPAQSASFMDRMNDRWDRRQQGQ; from the coding sequence ATGCCACTCTCCGAACAGGAGCAGCGCCTTCTGGATGAGATGGAACGCCATCTCATGCAGAACGACGCGGACGTCGTCAGCGCCTCGGCCGGTGGTCGCGCGCTGAGCTATCGCAACCTCATCTACGGCGCGATCCTCGTGCTCGCGGGCCTCGCCGCCATCGTCGCGGGCATCGCCGTCTGGAACGGCGCCCTCGTGCTGGGAATCGTGCTGGGGGTGGCGGGCTTCGCCGCGATGCTCGGCGGCGTCATCCTGGGCACCACGCCGGGCAGGGGAACGGATGCGCGGCCTGCGCCGGGCGCGGCGCGCGAGCCCTCCCGCCCCGCGCAGAGCGCGAGCTTCATGGATCGCATGAACGATCGCTGGGACCGCCGCCAGCAGGGGCAGTAG
- a CDS encoding polyprenyl synthetase family protein: MTSFPRLIDTISQRLESFSAAQGAATTGLGDEAEGFVAQAAAALAGGKRLRGRFCATGWRAVSGGREVPASVVDACASLEVFQAAALVHDDLIDNSDTRRGRPSAHRALEAWHIDAGWTGDAAAFGRAGSVLLGDLLLSWSADLFDAALALLDAPTARARAEYGRMRREVMVGQFLDVAEESAWPRTPAHEHAGRALRIASLKSARYSVQQPLVIGGSLADGDEDQLASLADIGHPLGLAFQLRDDVLGVFGDERETGKPAGDDLREGKRTLLIAYAREAAGTSAREEIDALLGDRLLDDDEIDALRDTIVATGALSRVEDLITAYADEAGLALSSARFDADAASELQALVEAATRRRS; the protein is encoded by the coding sequence GTGACGAGCTTCCCCCGCCTGATCGACACGATCTCCCAGCGACTCGAAAGCTTCTCGGCCGCGCAGGGGGCGGCGACGACGGGGCTCGGCGACGAGGCGGAGGGCTTCGTCGCGCAGGCCGCCGCCGCGCTGGCCGGCGGGAAGCGTCTGCGCGGGCGCTTCTGCGCGACCGGCTGGCGGGCCGTCTCCGGCGGCCGCGAGGTCCCCGCGTCCGTCGTGGACGCGTGCGCGTCGCTGGAGGTGTTCCAGGCGGCGGCCCTCGTCCACGACGACCTCATCGACAACTCCGACACCCGCAGGGGCCGTCCCTCCGCCCACCGCGCCCTCGAGGCCTGGCACATCGACGCGGGATGGACGGGCGACGCGGCGGCGTTCGGCCGCGCCGGATCCGTGCTGCTGGGAGACCTGCTGCTGTCGTGGAGCGCCGACCTGTTCGACGCCGCCCTCGCCCTGCTCGACGCGCCGACCGCGCGTGCGCGCGCCGAGTACGGACGCATGCGCCGCGAGGTCATGGTCGGGCAGTTCCTCGACGTCGCCGAGGAGTCGGCATGGCCGCGCACGCCGGCGCATGAGCACGCCGGACGCGCACTGCGGATCGCCTCGCTGAAGTCGGCACGCTACAGCGTGCAGCAGCCGCTCGTCATCGGCGGGAGCCTCGCGGACGGAGACGAGGACCAGCTCGCCTCGCTGGCGGACATCGGGCATCCTCTCGGGCTCGCGTTCCAGCTCCGCGACGACGTGCTGGGCGTCTTCGGCGACGAGAGGGAGACGGGCAAACCCGCGGGCGACGATCTGCGGGAGGGCAAGCGCACGCTCCTCATCGCGTACGCGCGCGAGGCGGCCGGCACCTCTGCGCGCGAGGAGATCGACGCCCTGCTCGGCGACCGGCTGCTGGACGACGATGAGATCGACGCCCTCCGCGACACGATCGTGGCGACCGGCGCCCTCTCCCGCGTCGAGGACCTCATCACGGCGTATGCCGACGAGGCGGGGCTCGCCCTCTCGTCGGCGCGCTTCGACGCGGACGCCGCCTCCGAGCTGCAGGCGCTCGTCGAGGCCGCGACGCGGCGACGATCCTGA
- a CDS encoding Rv2175c family DNA-binding protein yields the protein MTAQTPATVPTDWLTIPDLVDVLGEPQGRVRRLLDEHVLIGSRRDGPLKVPAVFIVDGHPLASLRGTAIVLADVGFSDDEAIDWLLTADDVIGAAPITALLAGRKSEVRRVAQTLA from the coding sequence GTGACTGCCCAGACCCCGGCGACGGTTCCCACCGACTGGCTGACCATCCCCGACCTCGTCGACGTGCTCGGAGAGCCGCAGGGCCGCGTCCGGCGCCTTCTCGACGAGCACGTCCTCATCGGCTCGCGCCGCGACGGCCCGCTGAAGGTCCCGGCCGTGTTCATCGTGGACGGGCATCCGCTCGCCTCGCTGCGCGGCACGGCGATCGTGCTGGCCGATGTGGGGTTCAGCGACGACGAGGCGATCGACTGGCTGCTGACCGCGGACGACGTCATCGGCGCGGCGCCGATCACCGCGCTCCTCGCCGGGCGCAAGAGCGAGGTGCGCCGCGTGGCGCAGACGCTGGCCTGA
- a CDS encoding LysM peptidoglycan-binding domain-containing protein: protein MAVTGAIAVSLGAPAAAVAADVKPREGLRDLSSAFGHTQGNLALAAGTAPRIASAQAVFRPAAAAASAYTVEAGDTITGIAIRQGLRTVDLLTWNGLSWSSTIYPGQVLRLTASSSAQPAASTSAQEIEATSSTKSHTVASGDTVWSIAQSYGTSVDTIVSLNELGSDAAIYPGQKLVVASSAVPQTQPEAPESAPAPEAAPSEESYVVQAGDTLWSIAQEHGISVSELLATNGLNGSSIIYPGQKIIIPAPGGTAEPQADEEQEPSSPPSIYDSPQDQLTSSLNAPQTENAQLIIRIGRELGIPDKGIAIALATAMVESSLRNVDWGDRDSLGLFQQRPSTGWGSEEQILDRDYSIRVFFGGPNDPNGSTTRGLLDIPGWQDADFGTVAQTVQISAFPDRYGRWEQQAYAWLAQLG, encoded by the coding sequence ATGGCCGTCACCGGCGCCATAGCCGTCTCCCTGGGAGCTCCTGCGGCGGCCGTCGCGGCCGATGTGAAGCCTCGCGAGGGGCTGCGAGATCTGTCGTCGGCCTTCGGGCACACGCAGGGGAACCTCGCCCTCGCGGCGGGCACCGCCCCGCGGATCGCCTCCGCGCAGGCCGTCTTCCGCCCCGCGGCGGCGGCCGCCTCCGCCTATACGGTGGAGGCCGGCGACACGATCACCGGCATCGCCATCCGCCAGGGACTGCGCACGGTCGATCTGCTCACGTGGAACGGACTGAGCTGGTCGAGCACCATCTATCCCGGCCAGGTCCTCCGGCTGACGGCGTCCTCGTCCGCGCAGCCGGCCGCCTCCACGTCGGCCCAGGAGATCGAGGCGACGTCCTCGACGAAGTCGCACACGGTCGCGTCGGGCGACACGGTGTGGTCGATCGCGCAGAGCTACGGCACGTCGGTGGACACGATCGTCTCTCTCAACGAGCTCGGCTCCGACGCCGCGATCTACCCCGGGCAGAAGCTCGTCGTCGCGAGCAGCGCCGTCCCGCAGACGCAGCCGGAGGCCCCGGAGTCCGCTCCGGCTCCGGAGGCCGCGCCCTCGGAGGAGTCCTACGTCGTGCAGGCCGGCGACACGCTCTGGAGCATCGCCCAGGAGCACGGCATCAGCGTGAGCGAGCTGCTCGCCACGAACGGCCTCAACGGCTCGAGCATCATCTACCCGGGGCAGAAGATCATCATCCCCGCCCCCGGCGGCACCGCCGAGCCGCAGGCGGATGAGGAGCAGGAGCCCTCCTCCCCTCCGTCGATCTACGACTCGCCGCAGGATCAGCTCACCTCCTCGCTCAACGCGCCGCAGACCGAGAACGCACAGCTGATCATCCGCATCGGACGCGAGCTCGGCATCCCCGACAAGGGCATCGCCATCGCGCTCGCGACGGCCATGGTGGAGTCCTCGCTGCGCAACGTCGACTGGGGCGACCGCGACTCGCTCGGCCTGTTCCAGCAGCGGCCCAGCACGGGATGGGGCTCGGAGGAGCAGATCCTCGACCGCGACTACTCCATCCGCGTCTTCTTCGGCGGCCCGAACGACCCCAACGGCTCCACCACCCGCGGTCTCCTCGACATCCCCGGCTGGCAGGACGCGGACTTCGGCACCGTCGCGCAGACCGTGCAGATCTCGGCCTTCCCCGACCGCTACGGCCGCTGGGAGCAGCAGGCGTACGCCTGGCTCGCCCAGCTCGGCTGA
- the pknB gene encoding Stk1 family PASTA domain-containing Ser/Thr kinase has translation MSQQVDPLIGRLVDDRYRVRGRIARGGMATVYVATDLRLERRVALKVMHSHLSDDSVFQSRFIQEARTAARLSDPHVVNVFDQGQDGELAYLVMEYLPGITLRELLKEQRRLTVTQTITVMDAVLSGLSSAHRAGLIHRDVKPENVLLAEDGRIKIGDFGLARATSANTATGQQLLGTIAYLAPELVTRGTADTRSDIYALGIMLYEMLAGEQPYKGEQPMQIAYQHAMESVPRPSVKNPGVPEQLDELVLWATEKEPDERPTDANEMLTRLREIERELGVSPLPTRTAPASRFPDAVEEESAPATGGQTRVIPDSPTSVLPSTAGSATADEPDNAATLRRRSRRRSSRGAWLLVLTVLLALGAGAAGWWWGSGPGSMVAVPQLQGLSYAEAQGVLEERELLATESRESALDVPVGEVIRTEPTPGTRVDRDTTVTVITSSGPSTADIGQLAGLSSDEVRAILSENVIAVADEDTPLFADDAEGTVLGVSIAPAAGGDPVDCSGGCTVHQGDTAQLTVSIGSLPNVVGMSSEEAASTLEAVGVGTEVASQEYSETVPEGAVVYYLEREGGGSWRPGDTVRLVTSLGPQLFEVPDVVGMTRDEAKATLEGAGFSTSYNGLWDAVVDSFTQVTAMSPEGGSAQRAGTSITLTITGSF, from the coding sequence ATGAGTCAGCAGGTCGACCCCCTCATCGGGCGGCTTGTCGACGACCGCTACCGGGTCCGGGGACGCATCGCGCGGGGCGGGATGGCGACCGTGTACGTCGCGACGGACCTCCGCCTGGAGCGCCGTGTCGCCCTGAAGGTGATGCACAGCCACCTCAGCGACGACAGCGTCTTCCAGAGCAGGTTCATCCAGGAGGCGCGGACGGCCGCGCGGCTCTCCGACCCGCACGTCGTCAACGTGTTCGACCAGGGTCAGGACGGCGAGCTCGCCTACCTCGTGATGGAGTACCTCCCGGGGATCACCCTGCGGGAGCTGCTCAAGGAGCAGCGGCGGCTCACCGTCACGCAGACGATCACCGTGATGGACGCGGTGCTGTCCGGCCTGTCCTCCGCGCATCGCGCCGGGCTCATCCACCGCGACGTCAAGCCCGAGAACGTGCTGCTCGCCGAGGACGGCCGGATCAAGATCGGCGACTTCGGGCTCGCCAGGGCGACGTCGGCCAACACCGCGACGGGGCAGCAGCTGCTGGGCACGATCGCCTACCTCGCCCCGGAACTCGTCACGCGCGGCACGGCCGACACGCGCAGCGACATCTACGCCCTCGGCATCATGCTCTACGAGATGCTCGCCGGCGAGCAGCCCTACAAGGGCGAGCAGCCCATGCAGATCGCCTATCAGCACGCCATGGAGTCCGTCCCGCGTCCGAGCGTGAAGAACCCCGGCGTCCCCGAGCAGCTCGACGAGCTCGTGCTGTGGGCGACCGAGAAGGAGCCGGACGAACGGCCGACCGACGCGAACGAGATGCTCACGCGCCTGCGCGAGATCGAGCGGGAGCTCGGCGTCTCCCCTCTGCCGACGCGCACGGCGCCGGCGAGCCGCTTCCCCGACGCGGTCGAGGAGGAGAGCGCTCCCGCCACGGGCGGGCAGACGAGGGTCATCCCCGACTCGCCGACCTCCGTCCTGCCCTCGACCGCCGGCTCCGCGACCGCGGACGAGCCCGACAACGCGGCCACGCTGCGCCGCAGATCGAGGCGTCGCAGCAGCCGCGGAGCGTGGCTCCTCGTCCTGACCGTGCTGCTCGCGCTCGGCGCGGGGGCGGCCGGATGGTGGTGGGGGTCCGGGCCCGGATCGATGGTCGCCGTGCCGCAGCTGCAGGGGCTCTCGTACGCCGAGGCGCAGGGCGTGCTCGAAGAGCGGGAGCTCCTCGCGACGGAGAGCCGGGAGAGCGCCCTCGACGTTCCGGTCGGAGAGGTCATCCGGACGGAGCCGACGCCGGGCACGCGCGTCGACCGCGACACCACGGTGACGGTCATCACGTCGTCCGGCCCGTCGACCGCCGACATCGGTCAGCTGGCCGGACTGTCGTCGGACGAGGTGCGTGCGATCCTGTCCGAGAACGTCATCGCCGTGGCGGACGAGGACACCCCGCTCTTCGCGGACGACGCCGAGGGCACGGTGCTGGGCGTGAGCATCGCGCCCGCCGCGGGCGGCGACCCCGTCGACTGCTCCGGCGGATGCACGGTGCACCAGGGCGACACGGCCCAGCTCACGGTGTCCATCGGCTCCCTGCCGAACGTCGTGGGCATGAGCTCCGAGGAGGCCGCATCGACGCTCGAGGCGGTCGGGGTCGGAACCGAGGTCGCGTCGCAGGAGTACAGCGAGACGGTTCCCGAGGGGGCGGTCGTCTACTACCTGGAGCGGGAGGGCGGCGGCAGCTGGCGCCCGGGCGACACCGTGCGCCTCGTGACGTCGCTCGGGCCGCAGCTGTTCGAAGTGCCCGATGTCGTCGGCATGACCCGCGACGAGGCCAAGGCGACGCTGGAGGGCGCGGGCTTCTCCACGTCGTACAACGGGCTGTGGGACGCCGTCGTCGACAGCTTCACCCAGGTGACGGCCATGAGCCCCGAGGGCGGCAGCGCTCAGCGCGCCGGCACCTCGATCACCCTCACGATCACCGGCTCGTTCTGA
- a CDS encoding class II 3-deoxy-7-phosphoheptulonate synthase, translating into MPETLDALDAWKSLPIKQQPEYPDATAVAEVAAELAALPPLVFAGEVDTLKARLAQAASGHAFLLQGGDCAETFSGATADKIRNRVKTVLQMAVVLTYGASMPVVKMGRMAGQFAKPRSSDIETRGDVTLPAFRGEIVNGFDFTAASREADPQRLLQAYHTSASTLNLIRAFTQGGFADLREVHSWNRGFAENPANKRYEGLAAEIDRAIKFMEACGADFEELRRVEFYTGHEGLLMDYERPLTRIDSRTSEIYNTSGHFLWIGERTRELDGAHVEYFSHIRNPIGVKLGPTTSPETALALIDKLDPEREPGRLTFITRMGAGKIRDALPPLLEAVKDSGAQPLWVTDPMHGNGITTPTGYKTRRFDDVVDEVRGFFEAHRAVGTFPGGIHVELTGDDVTECLGGAEHIDEATLATRYESLCDPRLNHKQSLELAFLVAEELEKR; encoded by the coding sequence ATGCCCGAAACGCTCGACGCTCTCGACGCCTGGAAGTCCCTCCCGATCAAGCAGCAGCCCGAGTATCCGGACGCGACGGCCGTCGCAGAGGTGGCGGCGGAGCTCGCCGCCCTCCCGCCTCTCGTCTTCGCCGGCGAGGTCGACACCCTGAAGGCGCGGCTGGCCCAGGCGGCGTCCGGGCACGCCTTCCTGCTGCAGGGCGGCGACTGCGCCGAGACGTTCTCGGGAGCGACGGCGGACAAGATCCGCAACCGCGTGAAGACCGTGCTGCAGATGGCCGTCGTCCTCACCTACGGCGCCTCGATGCCCGTGGTGAAGATGGGCCGGATGGCCGGGCAGTTCGCCAAGCCCCGATCGAGCGACATCGAGACGCGCGGCGACGTGACGCTGCCGGCCTTCCGGGGCGAGATCGTGAACGGCTTCGACTTCACCGCGGCCTCGCGCGAGGCGGACCCCCAGCGGCTGCTGCAGGCGTACCACACGTCGGCGTCCACGCTGAACCTCATCCGCGCGTTCACGCAGGGCGGCTTCGCCGACCTGCGCGAGGTTCACTCGTGGAACAGGGGCTTCGCCGAGAACCCGGCGAACAAGCGCTACGAGGGTCTCGCCGCCGAGATCGACCGCGCGATCAAGTTCATGGAGGCGTGCGGCGCCGACTTCGAGGAGCTGCGACGGGTCGAGTTCTACACGGGGCACGAGGGCCTGCTCATGGACTACGAGCGTCCGCTCACCCGCATCGACTCGCGGACGAGCGAGATCTACAACACGTCGGGGCACTTCCTCTGGATCGGGGAGCGCACGCGCGAGCTCGACGGCGCGCACGTGGAGTACTTCTCGCACATCCGCAACCCGATCGGCGTGAAGCTCGGTCCCACGACCTCTCCCGAGACCGCCCTCGCCCTCATCGACAAGCTCGACCCGGAGCGCGAGCCCGGTCGCCTCACGTTCATCACGCGGATGGGCGCGGGCAAGATCCGCGACGCGCTGCCGCCGCTGCTGGAGGCGGTGAAGGACTCGGGCGCGCAGCCGCTCTGGGTCACCGACCCGATGCACGGCAACGGCATCACGACGCCCACGGGCTACAAGACCCGCCGCTTCGACGACGTCGTCGACGAGGTGCGCGGCTTCTTCGAGGCGCACCGCGCCGTCGGCACCTTCCCCGGGGGCATCCACGTCGAGCTCACCGGCGACGACGTCACGGAGTGCCTCGGCGGGGCCGAGCACATCGACGAGGCCACTCTCGCGACCCGCTACGAGTCGCTGTGCGACCCGCGCCTCAACCACAAGCAGTCGCTCGAGCTGGCCTTCCTCGTGGCCGAGGAGCTCGAGAAGCGCTGA
- a CDS encoding lysophospholipid acyltransferase family protein, whose amino-acid sequence MFYWLMKYVFVGPLVKAVFRPWVIGAERIPAQGAAILASNHLSFVDSVFLPLLLDRPVSFLAKAEYFSGRGVKGWATKWFMRGTGQIALDRSGGPASEAALNTALQVVGRGDLLGIYPEGTRSPDGKLYRGRTGIARMALEAKVPVIPVVMVDTGDVLPIGSKLPRIMRVGAVIGEPLDFSRYAGMESDRYVLRSVTDEIMVALHRLGNQEYSDEYASTVKNRLAGV is encoded by the coding sequence TTGTTCTACTGGCTCATGAAGTACGTCTTCGTCGGACCCCTCGTGAAGGCGGTCTTCCGGCCGTGGGTCATCGGAGCGGAGAGGATCCCCGCTCAGGGCGCCGCCATCCTCGCGAGCAACCACCTCTCGTTCGTCGACTCGGTCTTCCTGCCGCTCCTGCTCGACAGGCCGGTGTCCTTCCTCGCCAAGGCGGAGTACTTCAGCGGCAGGGGCGTCAAGGGCTGGGCCACGAAGTGGTTCATGCGGGGGACGGGCCAGATCGCCCTCGACCGTTCCGGCGGACCGGCGTCGGAGGCGGCGCTCAACACCGCCCTGCAGGTCGTCGGCAGGGGAGACCTGCTCGGGATCTATCCCGAGGGCACGCGGAGCCCCGACGGCAAGCTCTACCGGGGGCGCACCGGCATCGCCCGGATGGCTCTGGAGGCGAAGGTGCCCGTCATCCCCGTCGTCATGGTCGACACCGGGGACGTGCTGCCGATCGGCTCCAAGCTGCCGCGGATCATGCGCGTCGGCGCGGTCATCGGGGAGCCTCTCGACTTCTCGCGGTACGCGGGCATGGAGAGCGACCGCTACGTGCTGCGCTCCGTCACCGACGAGATCATGGTGGCGCTGCACCGGCTGGGCAACCAGGAGTACAGCGACGAGTACGCCTCCACCGTGAAGAACCGCCTCGCCGGCGTCTGA